tgTGGGTTGCCTTCCCTGagaatgttcaaggccaggttggatggggccttgagcagcctggtgtggtgggagctgtccctgcccatgggagaggggttggaactggataatctttaaagtcacttccaatccaaaccattccatgacctCAGAACACAAGATTTTTGCTACGTAGCTATTTTAATCAAATCCCAGGAATTGCACTACAGTATTTTTCACACTAACACGGCTAGCTGTAATTTGCTGCTTGCTACAGTGAGAGTAAAGGGAGTGTGTATGCTAACAATTAATTCCTCAGACAATTAATGTCCATCAAAGCATACAGCTCAGCTTGCTtaagtgggaagtgtcccttccaatccaaaccattctgttattctatgattctattatggTCAGTGCCCACCATACCAGACTGGATTGTACTGGTgatctgttgtttttttgtttagttgcCAGGTCTTAAGAAGTCAACATAGACTATGATACTTTTTAAACTTCTATTTTAGATAGAACACCAGGCAAGAATAACTATGCTAGAAGAGTTAAGAAGGTTCTGTCTCTGCTTTTAAGGACATGAATTGATGTGAGTGCTTCTCTGACACCCATTAACTTTGGGATTCCTCGTCTCTGCTTTTAACATACCTTCTGGGGCTATCTATTCTTGACATTGATTATTTTAAGTACTTCTAAAGGGTTGAGCCTCTTCAGCAATAATATCGAAATATTAACCTCTAGTGTCCCAGCATTTCTAGACCCTTCATATGAAAAGTACAGTAACGTAGTAAAAGCCACGTAAGAAAATATCAAAGGAGTTAGTTATCcagacaaaatatttcacttacatTTGATGCTGCCTGACAAATTCTGCAAACTGACGGTCTTTTGCGTAGAGCTCTATAATTCGAATCCTGTCCTGAATTTCCTAGAATACAAGAAACGCAATTGTAAGTACATAACAGATCAGAATAATGTTGAAATAACTGATTTCTggttttttgaaaataaaattcttatgCTATGCTATTCCAGAGAGTAGAGCTTGATATTGGGCACTTCAATGCTAAAACTCtatacattttttgtttttaagtgaaGAACTTGACCAAACTCCAGCAATACTTTACTCTTAAATCAAAACCAGGGTTTAGATAAAATGTGGCATTTCAACAGGCTTTAACAAAAGCATTCCTTTCTCATAGCTACTTCACCTACAAGCCCAGTTACAGGCTGGATTCACATCTCTCACAGTTTTTAAGGATTTGTCATTCGTTCCTGGATGTATCTCTCTTCTCTTTAGCCTTCTAGAGATAACCCTGGATACTGGGTATATAGGAAGGAACAAGAAGAAGGATGTGATCTAACTTGCAGGTTATAGGAAGACCTAAAATTTATTAAAACGCAACTATAAAAAGGCCTGGATGTGCCAGGTTTTCACTGTATAACTACTCTTCCATAAAGTAGTTGGCATTAAAAGCTAAAGGCCATGTCAAGTGATATAGCAGCAAACTTCCCTAACTCCCATGAAGTTACTTAAGCAGTCAGCTCCCTTATCATGTGAAATTCATTATAGGTCAGAACACAGCCATCACTTTATTTATACTTAATAGCAAGCAGGGAAAGAAATCCTTTCTCTCGTCTTAAGTAGTTACAGGAGCCATAGTTGCAACTTCTTTATCTATACCATAGACACTGGGGAAACCCTGAGCCTGCTTCTCACATTACAAGTGTGGAGTAAGCTTATTGTTTATATAATCTTTTCCATGTCACCATGAAAACAAGGTCGCTTACCTCCTTAGTAAGCTCGCTGTTTTCATAAATGTGCCTGATCTCCTCACTGCTGTATTCTGTGGATGTCTCTGCACTGGTAGAACTGTAGGACGTTAGCTGAGGGTATCTCCGGTAATAATGGCTGTAGCCAGTCGTATCACTTTCATACATGGGATTGTATTTCACTGCATTCTCAATGGAAGAGAGGCTGTCACCCTGCCTGAGGGAGCAATAAACAAATTGTGAGCTTCTCTGCAGCCTGGAAAGTCAGCAGATGGATTAAGGAAACCAGGCATTTGGAGGCATCTGTACATCCTATTGCTTGTCACCTATGTGATGTAAGACTTAAGACAGAATTATCCTAATTTTACCAGAAGTGTGTTAAAATATTAGATGATGTCACTTACCCCTGTGATTCCTCAGTGTCACTCTTCGTGTACTGGTCTCGAAGGGTCCTGGCCAAGAAGAAGATGACAGCAGATGCCACCAGAAGAAAGCCTGCCACAGAAGCAATCGCAATACCAACAACCAATGGCTCAGACACATATTCTTCACAGTGCTCCCCTCTGTACCACCAGTTCTCTCCCACACGACACCTGCaacaaagaaacacaaggaaattaaaaacaagctACCAGCTTTGGCTAATGTAAATGTATTTAACTCTCTGTTGTGATGTGCCCTCAGTTAAGTAACCTAAATAAATACTGTTGCATGTTCTAGCACTAACTTTCTCCTAgttgtagtagtagtagtagtatcAACACCCTTTTTGGTCTacaaacatagaatggtttgggttggaagggacctttaaaggccaCCTAGTTTCAactcccctgcagtgagcagagacatcttcaactcgatCAGGTTACTCAGAACCCTATCCAAcatgaccttgaatatttctagGAATGGGGCTTCTACTATCTCTCTAGGCAACCTCTTGcactgtttcaccaccctcagaatcaaacatttttttcttatatctgACCTGAATCTAAAATCTTTTAGTCTAAAGAACTGACCTCTTGTCCTACATTAACAGGCCCTGGTACAATGTTTGTATTCTTATGGGacccttttaagtactgaaggGCCTCAGTgaagtctccctggagtcttctcttctttaggctgAATAATCCTAATTACCAAATTGAGTGAAGACAGGTAAAATTAAAGAAGGATAACATTTTTGCAATTTAGAGTATCCTGTGATGTGTTAAAATGGAAGGCTTTTAAATTAAGTAAAAAGTTATGTTTTGATTGAACACTACGTGTAAAGTATATAACACTGCAAAGGCAGAAGGAAGTTGTCTTAATCATACTGTAACGTAAAACCAAATGAAGGTGTGTTAAATGAGCAGAACATTTGTATAATGTGAATTCCACAACGATtagttaaataaatatataaaataaattactagaAAGAAGTATTTGTCCAAGATTGTATCTTTGCAACAGTTGCCCAGTATTCTGCCTTGCTGTGGTTTTGAACAGAAGAACTTAAATGTTAATACTGACTTCAAATATACCagcaaaaataatatatttgcaTTATGTGTGTTTGGGAGTTCTTGCTTTAAGAACTGAAGAAATTGTAAGGTATTTTATGACTCAAAGCAATGAACCATATTAATAAGAAACATAAGTAAACTAAGTCTTCTAACATCAATATCTGAAATAGTTTCTGAAAGTAGTAAGTCATACTTTAAATTTCTCAAAAAGTTATTAGTAAATAGTGGCCAGAGCATGCTTGAGTTCAGATAATTCCCTGTTTCTAGTTAACATTATTATACAAATATGATAAAATTTATACTATATATGCGATTGTATCCATTTTTGtagctttaaaaacatttttatttctcctgttaACTACTGGGACCTGAAGATTGACTTTAGAGATGTTCTCAaacaagctttttaaaaaaaaaaaaaatcacctagaGTAACGTAACAAGTAgtcattttgtttttcacagtTAAGTCTCCTACCTTTTGTTGATaagtgtattttgtttttaaaaatagtagACAGTTACATtgcttgaaaaggaaaaaattaagtgTAATGTCAGAGGGAACTTCAATTTGTTTATATCTTATACTAAGTCTTTTCCATTGTTGGTGAAATACAGAGATCctgtgctaaggggcatggtttagtgtttgataggagtggttggactctatgatcctgtgggtcccttccaacctggttattctacgactctatgattctatgataacatatctatctatttttaaagcaaaaatttgAACCAGGGGGGTGGTGCCTTGATCTTTTCATGAAccacacatattttttttcccaaatggccaacaatataattttattactttttcttatCCAAGAGCACTAATTTTAATATATTGATGCTGTATGAATATAATTTTCAGATACAAATTTTTGTGATGAAATTAATTCTCATATGCTTTATGACATTATCTAACACTTTGCTACTTGAGAAAACCTCTGGAGATAAATTCTATCCTCAAAGATCAATTAAGGTGATTTGAAAAACTGACCATATTCCATTTCCACTAGTTAATTTCCTAATGTTTCTATTCTACTAAAGAAATGTGTTAGTGTCTCATTTCTGTTatatacaaaggaaaacaaatattaatattGGAACCTCCATTCAGCAGCATACCATGAATGATAATCATTAACAGCTCTCTTGTTGCACATTATCCTGTGGAATTTTGCACAAATCTTGTTGAATGCTACAACAAAAGAGAATATAAGGGGCTTTCATACTGGAAGTACATACTTCAAACTTCAGGTTGCCCCACCTGCAGATGGCCCCTTGCCCAGGGCTTATGTCACATTTCCCATCGTTCAGGCAGAAGTTTGGTTGCAGATCACAGATGCTATTGCATGGCAGCCCATCAATACTTAAGTAGCCAGGATTGCAGACACACTCGGCTTCCCCACTCCAGCGATTTACTAAGCATTCAGAGAACTCATTACAGGCCTGGAACTTGCATGGATCTGCTTGTTCACCTGAGAatgcacaaagcagaaaatgttaaTTATAGAGAGGAGAACCTTAACTGAGGCAAAGTGCTGGCTATCTGCTGCCATTTTCTCTAATGAtctctttgttaaaataatctgcaaaaatCTGGCATGCGTCTTCCCTGAGTTACAAAAGATTCTAAGGTCAACAAGTTCCAGgaatttttcctctctcttcacAGTGCATGTCAGTGGTATAGCGAAGACCAACCAagaagccaaacaaaaaaagagtattaagtgttctttttcttactAGAATGTACAGTACCTCAGATGTTCTCTCATTTGCTGGAACTATATTTTGTAAATGAGTAAAACACAGCTGATCTCCAGTATTTCTTGTTATAGAATATCAAAGCAGCATGCAAGGAAGGGCAAGGGGACTTCAGGCACTTACCACCTAAGGTGATATGATTTGCATTTGTCTGCAAGGAACACAAGGTTGGAGCATTTGAGATATCTCATTTGTATCAAGATTAAGAGGGCTGACATACGGTTAAATGATCAATATCAAAGGATTTGTTATGCTAATTAAACCATCTTTCTAAGGGAGCTACCCATGAAGGACAGCTACCATTTGCCAACATGTCAGCACTGTTATTTTTCCCTAACCttaaaacaggaaatatttctgagtTGCTTCTATGGTAAATTGCTATCTAACTtggacagggaaaaaaaaccttctccCTGTATCAGTGGATTAAACTAAGAGGGCCTGTAAATTTTTAATGCAGCCAAAGCCTTACCAGGAgagtgcagcagcagctgttacCTGTGCAGATTGCCTACCTGGCAGCAATGAGGCAATTTTGTCCCCCTACAGACCCCATGTAGCTTGCTCAGTCTGGGTCCTGCTTTGATTTTCATCTCTTTAGTCActaacagatttttatttatttatttatttgtgaaaaAGCAGTGAGCAGTCTCAGAGCTGCTGGGAACCTTCATAAGTTCTTACAGCAGAAGTTGCTCTAAATCTCTTGGCTTTAAACTGCATTTCCCTGCCATCCTTACCTGATTCCACATCCAAGGAGTATTTATCAATGGCCAGGTTCATGGTGTGATACGCAGTGTTGCAGAAGTCTTCCAGGATCATGTAAACAGCGTTGGTGACGTTCCGAGGCACAGGTTTGGCAAATTTCATTCGACTGTTCACCACAATGCTGCCATTTCTAAAGTTCAAGATTTCTAGATTCTGGAAGCCTGTCAGATTTGACTGAAGGTAGGgcaccagctgcagcacaggagaCATGACAGAAAAGCTGAATCTTTGAATATCTGCTCTAGCCACTTGCACTGTTATTACCTCAGATATCAGGAGCCTGAATTATTTTATCCAAATCCCACAGCAAGGGTATTAAAACTTTACTGAATGGAGGCCCATGCTGGTGGCTTGCCAGGGCTCCGAGTACTTCAGACAGTTCTTAAGAGTACGCCAATCTGCAGACAATTCCCAGAAATCTATGATTCAGAAATACAATGCTCAGGACATACATGGTGCTCTCCCTCGATTTAAGCACCAGGCATCCGCACCATTTAACAGGGTATTTTCTTCAAGCATgtccccttctcctttctctcctttgttCCCTGCATTTCCCACAACAAAATGTGAGATATTTTAGTCAAGTGAGggaaattttctgtttaaatgttGGCAGTTGTTCCTGTATAATTCCTCTGAGGCTTTGCTAGCCATCAGTCAGTTTAGGAACAGCTTAGTTCCCTAAGCTTGAACGTGTTGCAGAGGAGTTACCTCCTCACAGCCCTCTCCTCACTTCACTTCACACAGTTACCTcctcacttctctctctctccacactAAATACAGAGCACTTGAGAAGTGAGTAAGGGGAGTGTTGTAGTGACTTCAGCTACACTTACTGACACCAGCAGAGCGTCTGACCCGTGGTCCTAAAAAGTTAAACTTTAGAGAGACTACTCACTGAACAAAACCCAAGAGATACCTCTCCTATTTCCAGACAGAATTTTCCCATAGAGGGAAACAAATAATACCTGTAAACACTAGTCTTGAGTTGCTCTCTGCAAAAGAGAGCTGACAAACTATTATTTcccaattatattttttttatctgtctgGTAATGGACATTCAGCAAGAAATGATTCTTACCAGTTCCAAGAATCGCTGCTCCAATGCTTTGTATTCAGGAGAGTTTTTATTAAACAGATCCTCTGAAAACATCATATTGGTAACCCgaagactgaaaaatacaaCTAGAGCTCGTGATGGGACAGGAGAACTATTCTGATTTTCATGTGTGGCCCAGGCCACACTGGCCATCTCTGTGGACTGGACATGAGTTGTTAGCTCCATGTGACTTTCAGTCATGCTCCCTCCCTCATCAGTCAGCTCAGGAGAAAAGTGGACAGTGCTCACATGATCAAGGTCTTTTGAAACATCCAGAATTCTCGTTGTTTCATCTCCTACTATTGTTGAGGAAGCCACAGATGATGACACTGTAGATCCcacaggagggagaagggacGGAAGCTCAACAGTGTTTGTTGGTGCACTCACTGTCACATAAGAGTCTGTAACACTGCTGAAGCTCTTGGAAACCTGCACGTCATGGTCTGTACCAACCTGCACAGCAAAGCCCTCTGGAACAGTGGTCTGATCTATTACAGAAGGACCTACAGATGAAACTTGAGTGGCAAACGGCACTTCTGATGGCATCATCTGATCTAATAAGTTTTCTAGTGCTCTGTTAGTAGGCCAAACATCAGCTAGATTCTTCACTCCTGATCCAGTAGTGTCCTGGCTTGCTGACAATGAATCTAGGGTATGCTGCTCTTCAGTGGAATCATCAGGGTTCACTGTGGAAGCATCAGAGCTTACCATGGAAAGATCTGCAGTTAGAATAGTTTCTGAAGAGCTTGTGTCCAAGTGGCCTGTTGTAGCAGCTTCAGTTACATCTGACAGCCCCACTGTGATTAGTTCTCTCACCATTGTCCCATCTTCATTTTGGTGTTCAATTGCTTCAGAAATTATGTTCTGGCCTACACTGTACTCTTCAGGTTGCTCCATACTGATCACCCCTGTAGGTGTAAGGACACTTTCTTCCACAGACAGATCTGTACTGTATGGAGAGACAGGTGCCTCTCCAGTTGGCATGTCTACAAAGGAATGGTCCACTGGAGGCTCCAAATCCAAGGATGGTTTAACAAAAGAAGAATCATGCATGCCCAATGTTTCTGTCTGTGTAGATGGTTCCACAGATGATGGCTCTTCCGTCTGTGACACAGGTACCTGCTGAGCTGTAGTCTCTGgaaagacaaatatttcagaCTCATCAAGGAAATCTTTTATATTTGCCATACCTTCATTCTCATCTTTGGAAGGATCATCATCTAATTTACTCCCAGAGTTAAGGATATAGTCTAAGATCATGCCTTCAGGAATATCTTCGGTTCTGATTGACGAAGAGTCATTGTCATCTTCAAGCCAGCTATCAGGACCAGGATAAAAAACTGGTTCCAGTGTTGCTTCTTCCCAAGGCCAAATGCTTGGTTCCATTTCTTCTCCCGAACCATCAATAGCTGAACCAGATCCATCATCATATATAACTCTATCACCAAGATATATATCAGTTTCTTCTTCCATAGGGTGTACTTCTAAGGGAAAATTAGTTTCTTCCACAGACCCATGCAACACAGAGTCTGCATCGCTACTGTCTGCAGGACTTAGTTCTTCCTTCTCAGCAGACACTATTTCTTTACTATCAGTCTCTCTGACTGATGAAGAGGCCACTGTTGGTGTAGAAAGCAGAGGAACAGCATAATCATCTGTAGACAGAGGTTCTTCAGGCacaaggtgaggaggaggacttGAAGGCAAAAAGTTTTCAGATAGTCCAGTATCTTCagacactaaaaataaaaagaaaatttagagTTAGAAAAATTGATTCACTTAATTTGGTAAAGACCATTGgtaaagatcattgagtctgactgtaaacctaacactgccgagtccgtcactaaaccatgtccctaagtgccacatctacatgtcttttaaacatttccagggacggtgactcagccactaccctgggcagcctgttccagtgcttgacaacccttttgataaagatttttttatttaatacccagtctaaacctccctggaaaaacttgaggctgtttcttctTATCCCATCATTTGCCACTTAAGAGAAGAGACTGATACCCACCTCAATACAACCTCTTTCAGGTACGTGTaaagagtgataaggtctcccctaagcctcatcttctccaagctgaacagccccagttccctcagtttcTCCACATAAAacttgtgctctagacccttcatcagcttcattgcttttctctgcacactttccagcagctcaatgtctttcttgtagtggggggcccaaaactgaacacagtattcaaggtgtgtcCTCATTAATGCCAAGTACAAGAGAACactttcctggtcctgctggctacACTATTTTGGTACAACTCAGGacgctgttggccttcttggccacctgggtacactgctgactcatattcagctgtctatcaaccaacacccccaggttcttctccaccATGTAGCTTTCCATCCTTTCATCCCAAGCCTGTAACATTGCATCAGGTTGTTGCGACCCAAGCACAGGGCCTAGCACTTACCCTTGTTGAACCCCACACAACTGGCTTCAGACCATCAGCCTATCCAGACCCCTCCAAGGAGCCTTTCcttcctcaagcagatcaacactcctaTCTAacgatgtcatctgcaaacttactgagggtgcacttgatcccctTATCCAGATCATTAATAAAGATACTAAACATAactgggcccagcactgagccctcgGGTACACCAGTTGTGACCAGACATCAgatggatttaactccattcactaCAGCTCTCTGGGACCAGCCAACCCAGTACACCATTCAAGCCACAAGCAGCCAGTCTGTCCAGGAGAATGCCATGGGATTTCATCATGGTGAAAAGTGTAAAGTTCCATTTGTATTATTGTCTATAGATGTCTGTTCAGGATGTTTCCTGTGATAAGGAAATCATCCAgattggatgaagctttgagcaacctgatctagtggaaggtgtccttgcccgtAGCAGGAGGatttgaactagatgatttttaaggtccttcccaactcaaaccattctatgatcccatCATGACTCTACAATAATATTCTGGCCTTTGTAAGCCAAAGTCAGAAGGTCCTTTATTGACCTCTCCCACTATTCATTCAGATATTCTACAGGCCAAGACAAGGCTACAGAGTAAGCAAAAAAGCAGTAAGTGTGTGGCACGTCCTTAGGCTAGTCAGTCTACTTCAGAGATCAGTTATCTCTGGATGGCGTCACATAAACATGCCCTTTTCCAAAAACCCCCTATACAATAAAACAAGTATCATGTATACAATTCCCTGAGGGATAAACAGGAATTGTTAGCTGTTACAAACATTTTATCTTAACATATTGTTCTTGTATATTTGCACACATGAAAGGTAAAAACTATCAGAGAAAAATATCCAATTTTGTAGacctttctgaaaatgttaagACCTTTAAGACCAGACCTTTCTGGTGAATGTTAAGATTTAGTCTGGCTTGATTGGTAAACACGGGTATTTGTGATCACAGACTGCCCCAtcagcccctccagggaaagggaaatgagagaaagagactTCTGGGTTGGAAACTAAGACTAACGttaatgaaacaacaacaacaataataataataataaaataaaaaatatatgtgaAAATTCTCCCACCCAACAATGACTATGccaccactgatgctgcagagcaggcacagtgAAAGTCTCACACTGGACACAGCAGTAAGGAGCTGGACTAaggagctggattcaggaatgcacagatccaTTATCAGGGGCAAAAAGACAGATAACACTGGCTATCAAAGAAGACAGTTTGACTCCCATTATTCCAAGTATTAtgtatatggaatggaatacaCTATTAatcagttttgggtcacctgtcctgtctgctccttCCTGCAGGTATGATCCGTTTTGCCCCTTTCACATATGGCATTCCACAAGCCTGAGGttggccttggtttctataaGTATAAACAACAGCCTTCCTGTATATCAGTGTCCCATGCTAGCACTTCTAGtcagaaacactgtctgaaaaacatgcagttaacttccAGAAAATGAGGTTACTTAGATAAACCTTAGctgaaaaattataaaactgattctactttcgctcaaaccagaacagtaAACTATACCTTTGGTAAGCATCAGGAAACTTTAAAGTGTAATTTAAACTTTGTTCAGTGGCACTAACTTACCATCTAAATAATTGAAGGGTGAAAGCCGTTCCAGAGAATCCACGGAATCATGCGCTGACACTGGTACAGTGACCAGATGAGGAGTCTGATTCCCATCCTCTAAATTCAACCCATCAGGCAGAGAAGTGATGTCAGCCTCTGAGGAGAGCGGAGCTTCAGGTGCCAAACTAGCCTCAGAGTCCAGATCTTCTGGTCTTGGCCAGATTTCATTATCATTGGACTGTTCACTGTCTGAAGTGGAATCTGGTTTGGTGAAATCGAAGGGCAAGGTATTGCTGACAGTTGATTCATCTGCTGAAGGCCGTTCAGCTAAAAACGTGCTGTCCTGGAACATAAACACACTATTAGTATTTCCACTTTTACAGGGGAAGCATTGGTTGTCCCTGTTGGACTAAACAAATAAAGGACATTATCAGCAGACAACAGCAAAATCTGTTACTATTGCCTCTGGGAGAAAGTAATGCACAGGAGCAGGAGGCAAATATATACCCTTTGCTAATCATGTCTAACATACATGTAAAATGCACATCCTCGGGACATATATTTTGTGTCCAGTTATGTCCACTAAAAAGGGAACCAAACCATTCGGATTGCTTGGAATGCAGTTTCAGTTATGGTATTAAGAGATTTACCATCTATATTCACACtatctcctttccttctttactgaaaaaattcatctatttctaattaaatcaaaaataaatgcacacaGCCCAACCTGCCTTCATAAGGTATGAAGAGATCTTAGCAGCTTTTTTTAATCATCTACATAATCAACATGGTAATTataatattattaaaatgtCAGGTATTGTATATTATTATTGTATATTATTGTATTATAATAATGGGAAAAATCAATCAAGAGATTAAATTATTTGTTGAAGACAACAAAAGCAAGCTGACTGCCTAAACTTAGGTATTAGTGCTTCAAACGTATACCTGCCCACACATCAATGCTGTAGATAGTCTGATATGGACAAAAACATACCTTGGGGTATGAAAAACTGTCAAACAATTTAAAGTAGCAGCAATTTACTAAGAACTAACTAACTGCTAATGGTAACAGGTGAAGTTAAGGGTGCAGTGGGCACACATTTCTGTAATACTTATTACAGTTCAAAACAAAGTACTGATTTAACCACTTCTGTAGCTCACCATTCCCAtctaatctttctttttcttaactgaCATGAATAACAGGAAGGGTCCAAATACTTTTCTATTTGAAATATTACTCCTGGTTGAAATTCAAGCTACATTTGAATGCTTTGGCAACAAGCCagttgaagtatttttatttaattatttatctgcCTACATTGATCACATTTTCATAGCCAGTTCTTACATCACTTGGTCTTctcacattttttaatttatatggTAACAATCAGTTGAAGAGTGCATATATTGTATAGACATGTGCTCTAGCAATTATCTTTTTTTGGCAAAATTGACCActataaataaaactgtaaaaaaagttACTGTTCAAGATTAGAAAGAAGTTACACATACAAATTCCACAAAGAATTAATAAGGACTACCAGCAATAGCTTCTCAATAGAGTTTGttgggggtttggtttttttttttcatgtgagcATTTGGTTGCCAGAGATTGCACTTCATCATTTATTTGAATGTGGATAGATGTTCCTATGGCAACTAACATTATTCAGAGATTCTTGTTACAGTGCAATACATTATATTAACAAGTTTAATATCATATTGGCAAGTTCTGGTTTTTGCTAATGTCTTTTGAAACGCTTACAAATATGACAGATGACTGCAAACACAGAACTTCCTCCCTGATTTTCCATTTAATGCTGCCAGGAAGGCATTATATTCAGCAAGCCAGAGCATTCTACCTGTTTGAACTGAacagaaataacaagaaaatacagatttcaaaaactgatttttttcttcactttttagAGATCTGTAAAACTCAAAGAAAGGAATTAATGACTAGTTAGTACCATCTGCTGGCAATTAGATGGTGAAGTCATGATAACGTCACACTATGTCATGAGTATGTATGGTAATACAAATCCAACTTCAATCGGCTAAAAATTAATAGCAAAGCATTTTCTCATAGGTAATAGTTCTACTTAACATTATCTACTTGAACCAGTTTGACATCTGTGGAAGTAATTGGCTAATCCTTTCAGCCTCGTTCACTGTTTAAGTATGTTTacaattttcttaaatttatCTGAAGTTACTTTCCAGATTATACTTGATTTGCAGAATATACACAGCTGTTTGTTGGATATACTCAGTACCTTTCACGTAATTACAGTTGTTGACTGAAGGCCTAGATGACATTATTATTCATAGTCCATGATTAGAAAAGCATAAGTTCCGGGAAATTTTCTTCCACATACTCTTCCCTAaaactcatttaaaaattattgcaaaGCTTTGTCTACTCTAAAATCTTCTTGCCTGCACATCTGTCGAGGCATCCACAGACAGAATGTAAAGATGGCAGAATTTGTCGTCTTACTAA
This genomic window from Phaenicophaeus curvirostris isolate KB17595 chromosome 1, BPBGC_Pcur_1.0, whole genome shotgun sequence contains:
- the IMPG2 gene encoding interphotoreceptor matrix proteoglycan 2 produces the protein MFGFIWKMFLCLLLLEMIKGDLQIVAAEVYSAVGGGQAKDGSPTPQLSDWQLTNPSQLPELKKLNGIVKAEQVNKHLLLRRKRSILFPSGVKICPEESIEQAIANHLKYFRLRVCQETVWEVFKTFWDRLPEREEYHTWMSLCEEGTMSTFEIGTNFSQSEEHRSLIVKKLSYTKEAMSSSCSDWSCGQGGPGHHLCSSSGTPTPASDADITTLRDAAANVPPPHEISIESPVGSTVRQTEDADTTTNNEIKKQNEKLMRPVSEQMIEFSILVVDEKYSDDLSDPTSAKHQLLSEQFISQIESVFEELPGYKSIHVLGYRSPEEDSGVEVHYAVTFDGKAISNATWDLINLHSNKVEDNSFMGIEDNPTAVYTISDFRDYIAEILQKNALLENTSLSLDPNSLQLTNVKEILHSTPEDPSWITEYPVVLERPDFDDSTFLAERPSADESTVSNTLPFDFTKPDSTSDSEQSNDNEIWPRPEDLDSEASLAPEAPLSSEADITSLPDGLNLEDGNQTPHLVTVPVSAHDSVDSLERLSPFNYLDVSEDTGLSENFLPSSPPPHLVPEEPLSTDDYAVPLLSTPTVASSSVRETDSKEIVSAEKEELSPADSSDADSVLHGSVEETNFPLEVHPMEEETDIYLGDRVIYDDGSGSAIDGSGEEMEPSIWPWEEATLEPVFYPGPDSWLEDDNDSSSIRTEDIPEGMILDYILNSGSKLDDDPSKDENEGMANIKDFLDESEIFVFPETTAQQVPVSQTEEPSSVEPSTQTETLGMHDSSFVKPSLDLEPPVDHSFVDMPTGEAPVSPYSTDLSVEESVLTPTGVISMEQPEEYSVGQNIISEAIEHQNEDGTMVRELITVGLSDVTEAATTGHLDTSSSETILTADLSMVSSDASTVNPDDSTEEQHTLDSLSASQDTTGSGVKNLADVWPTNRALENLLDQMMPSEVPFATQVSSVGPSVIDQTTVPEGFAVQVGTDHDVQVSKSFSSVTDSYVTVSAPTNTVELPSLLPPVGSTVSSSVASSTIVGDETTRILDVSKDLDHVSTVHFSPELTDEGGSMTESHMELTTHVQSTEMASVAWATHENQNSSPVPSRALVVFFSLRVTNMMFSEDLFNKNSPEYKALEQRFLELLVPYLQSNLTGFQNLEILNFRNGSIVVNSRMKFAKPVPRNVTNAVYMILEDFCNTAYHTMNLAIDKYSLDVESGEQADPCKFQACNEFSECLVNRWSGEAECVCNPGYLSIDGLPCNSICDLQPNFCLNDGKCDISPGQGAICRCRVGENWWYRGEHCEEYVSEPLVVGIAIASVAGFLLVASAVIFFLARTLRDQYTKSDTEESQGQGDSLSSIENAVKYNPMYESDTTGYSHYYRRYPQLTSYSSTSAETSTEYSSEEIRHIYENSELTKEEIQDRIRIIELYAKDRQFAEFVRQHQMKLL